One Echinicola strongylocentroti DNA window includes the following coding sequences:
- a CDS encoding glycoside hydrolase family 2 TIM barrel-domain containing protein yields the protein MTIKNNIFLACSIVAVLWIWFAGPVQGQGKREMDFNEGWFFKLSEEDMLSKPISEDWQAVRLPHDWSIGQAYDTLHLEGATGYLPGGIGWYKKEFYSPEQGDEINSYLLFDGVYNHSKTYINGQLLGYQAYGYSPFYFDISPYLNPPGQKNTLTVKVDRSRYADSRWYPGAGIYRNVKMIQTGKFHIPVWGVFVTTPEIDGDTASLAVQYQLKNDHPQTKEARLLLEIAGPSGEVVKKESWSISQSSGSKETHQKKITLHDIKRWGIDQPNLYQLSLTVSVDGEKQDEYATSFGIREFYFDAATGFYLNGENMKIKGVCLHHDGGLVGSAVPKDVWRRRLAYLKEAGCNAVRISHNPAAEELLDLCDEMGFLVQDEFYDEWDYPKDKRLNMNEQHDDYISRGSAAYFQENAEKDLKATVRAHRNHPSIFQWSIGNEIEWTYPRNKLATGFWDADAGGNYFWNPTRLSPEQIKARYDSLPAKDHTIGATAQKLSAWTKELDTTRVVTANCILPSASYVTGYADALDVIGFSYRRVMYDYGHKNFPDLPIMGTENLPQWHEWKAVMERPFISGLFLWTGVDYMGEGHHREGSTAARIRGARSGLLDYAGFKKRAYYMMKSLWTEEPVIHIVTQTMDKSTFRYDVNEKKVVEKKPGAWKHAIWYWPETNQHWNYKKGDSVIVEVISNLPSLELSLNGQSLGKKDLEDFDDRIYKWMVPYGAGSLKVEGRNNGQLATQFLHTAGESANVRLQLDQRYLEDDGSSVAHVEVQLEDQKGFPVYHRDEELEVTVDGPLELLGVDNGSPTNFTHPSSSRIKTSEGKALVIVQSIKGQKGTGTVEIKVNDQSFRQSITID from the coding sequence ATGACAATTAAAAACAACATTTTCTTAGCCTGCTCGATAGTGGCTGTATTGTGGATATGGTTTGCGGGACCTGTCCAAGGCCAAGGAAAAAGGGAAATGGACTTTAACGAAGGTTGGTTCTTCAAATTGTCCGAAGAGGACATGCTATCAAAACCAATATCCGAAGATTGGCAGGCTGTTCGCTTGCCGCATGACTGGAGTATCGGTCAAGCTTACGACACCCTTCATTTAGAAGGGGCTACGGGCTATTTGCCAGGCGGGATAGGCTGGTATAAGAAGGAGTTCTATTCTCCCGAACAAGGAGATGAGATCAATTCGTATTTGCTTTTTGATGGTGTCTATAACCACAGCAAGACCTACATCAACGGTCAGCTGCTGGGGTATCAGGCCTATGGATACAGTCCGTTTTATTTTGACATAAGTCCCTATCTAAATCCTCCTGGCCAAAAAAATACCCTGACTGTAAAGGTGGACCGCAGTCGCTATGCAGATAGCCGCTGGTACCCCGGGGCTGGAATTTATAGGAACGTCAAAATGATCCAGACAGGAAAATTCCATATTCCCGTTTGGGGTGTCTTTGTCACTACACCGGAGATCGATGGTGACACAGCCAGCTTGGCGGTGCAATATCAATTGAAAAATGACCATCCCCAAACGAAAGAAGCAAGGCTACTTTTGGAAATAGCTGGCCCCAGTGGCGAAGTGGTGAAGAAGGAATCATGGAGCATTAGCCAAAGCAGCGGAAGCAAGGAGACCCATCAAAAGAAAATCACACTGCACGATATAAAAAGATGGGGGATCGACCAACCTAATTTATATCAGTTGTCGCTTACGGTGAGTGTAGATGGGGAAAAGCAAGATGAGTATGCTACCAGTTTTGGTATTAGGGAGTTTTACTTTGATGCAGCTACCGGGTTTTACCTCAACGGCGAGAATATGAAGATAAAGGGGGTTTGCCTGCATCATGATGGTGGATTGGTAGGCTCGGCAGTGCCTAAAGATGTATGGAGACGACGACTGGCCTATCTGAAAGAGGCGGGGTGTAATGCTGTTAGGATTTCCCATAACCCCGCTGCTGAAGAGTTATTGGACTTATGTGATGAAATGGGGTTTTTGGTGCAGGATGAATTTTACGATGAGTGGGATTATCCAAAAGACAAGCGGCTGAACATGAATGAGCAGCATGACGACTATATCAGCAGGGGCTCGGCAGCGTACTTTCAGGAAAATGCAGAAAAAGACCTCAAAGCTACCGTCCGGGCACATCGAAATCACCCCAGTATCTTTCAGTGGTCCATAGGGAATGAAATCGAATGGACCTATCCCCGAAATAAGCTCGCTACGGGATTCTGGGATGCCGATGCAGGAGGGAATTATTTTTGGAATCCTACCCGACTTAGTCCTGAGCAAATCAAGGCCCGCTATGATTCACTTCCTGCAAAGGACCATACTATTGGAGCTACTGCGCAGAAGCTCTCTGCTTGGACCAAGGAGCTGGATACCACAAGGGTGGTGACGGCCAACTGTATATTGCCTTCGGCCAGTTATGTGACCGGCTATGCCGATGCCTTGGATGTCATTGGGTTCAGTTATAGACGGGTAATGTATGATTATGGCCACAAGAATTTCCCTGATTTGCCCATCATGGGAACTGAAAACCTGCCTCAGTGGCATGAGTGGAAAGCAGTGATGGAAAGGCCGTTTATTTCAGGGCTATTTCTGTGGACTGGAGTGGACTATATGGGCGAGGGGCACCACCGTGAAGGGAGTACAGCAGCCCGTATCCGTGGCGCGAGAAGCGGACTGCTGGACTATGCAGGCTTCAAAAAGCGGGCTTACTATATGATGAAATCCCTGTGGACCGAAGAGCCAGTCATCCATATCGTCACCCAAACGATGGATAAATCTACTTTTAGGTATGACGTAAACGAAAAGAAGGTAGTAGAAAAGAAGCCTGGTGCTTGGAAGCACGCAATATGGTATTGGCCGGAAACCAATCAGCACTGGAATTATAAAAAAGGGGACAGTGTCATTGTCGAGGTCATTAGCAATCTTCCTTCCCTGGAGTTGAGCTTAAACGGTCAATCTCTGGGCAAGAAGGATTTGGAAGATTTTGATGATAGGATATACAAGTGGATGGTGCCTTACGGTGCTGGAAGCCTCAAAGTGGAAGGCAGAAATAACGGGCAATTAGCGACCCAATTTCTCCATACCGCTGGAGAATCCGCTAACGTTCGGCTGCAGTTGGACCAGCGATATTTGGAGGATGATGGCAGTTCGGTAGCCCACGTGGAGGTTCAGCTTGAGGACCAGAAAGGGTTTCCAGTATATCACCGTGATGAGGAACTGGAAGTAACCGTGGATGGACCATTGGAGCTGTTGGGAGTGGACAATGGGAGCCCTACCAACTTTACCCACCCATCTTCATCGCGGATCAAAACTTCCGAGGGAAAGGCATTGGTAATTGTCCAGAGTATAAAAGGCCAAAAAGGCACAGGTACCGTGGAGATTAAGGTAAACGACCAGTCGTTCAGGCAGTCCATCACGATAGATTAA